The genomic segment CACTTATGCTATTGCTGTCAGAACGTGCTGTAGGCCAGATTAATCAAGATAAAATCAGTGGACTGCTGAGCAAACTCACCGATTTTATACGTCCCAAGAAGAAGAAGAAAAAAGCTTCTCAGATTGAAGAAAGTACCATTGTTAAAGATGAAGTCAATGAATATGGTATTCCTTCCTATAGTGAGACCTATTAATGCCCTTGTTCTTTTTTCAGAAAATCTTCATAAGCCAGCTTGATTCCCTCGGGGAGATTGATCTTGTGCTTCCAGCCCAAGGCATGTAGTTTGGAGACGTCCATAAGTTTTCTCGGCGTGCCATCCGGCTTGCTGCTATCAAAGGATATGGCGCCGGTGTATCCCACGACTTGCTTAATCAGTTCCGCAAGTTCCTTTATGCTTAAATCTTCACCAATCCCAATGTTGACAAATTCTCTTTCATCATAGTTATTCATCAGAAATACACAGGCATCAGCCAGGTCATCCGAAAAAAGAAACTCCCGCAGGGGTGTGCCTGTTCCCCAGATAACGACTTCCTTTGAATTGTTGACTTTAGCCTCGTGAAATCTCCGAATGAGGGCGGGTAATACATGTGAGTTTTGTGGATGGTAATTGTCGTTGATGCCATAGAGATTGGTCGGCATAACCGAGATAAAGTTGCAGCCATACTGGTCACGAAAGGCTTCCGCCATCTTGATACCTGCTATTTTGGCGATAGCGTATGGTTCATTGGTCTGTTCCAGTGTTCCTGTCAACAGCATATTTTCCTTGAGCGGCTGTGGAGCTAACTTGGGATAAATACAGCTTGACCCTAGGAACATCATCTTTTTAACATCGTTATCGTAAGATGATTTTATAACATTATTCTGTATGGCTATATTGTCATAGATGAAATCAGCCCGGTAGG from the Sphingobacterium thalpophilum genome contains:
- the fcl gene encoding GDP-L-fucose synthase, producing MEKDAKIYVAGHRGMVGSAIYRKLTELGYKNIITRTSQELDLRNQQAVAEFFVAENPEYVFLAAAKVGGIMANNTYRADFIYDNIAIQNNVIKSSYDNDVKKMMFLGSSCIYPKLAPQPLKENMLLTGTLEQTNEPYAIAKIAGIKMAEAFRDQYGCNFISVMPTNLYGINDNYHPQNSHVLPALIRRFHEAKVNNSKEVVIWGTGTPLREFLFSDDLADACVFLMNNYDEREFVNIGIGEDLSIKELAELIKQVVGYTGAISFDSSKPDGTPRKLMDVSKLHALGWKHKINLPEGIKLAYEDFLKKEQGH